In Chiloscyllium plagiosum isolate BGI_BamShark_2017 unplaced genomic scaffold, ASM401019v2 scaf_3524, whole genome shotgun sequence, one genomic interval encodes:
- the LOC122547507 gene encoding putative uncharacterized protein DDB_G0271982, whose protein sequence is EREAFERDGQEIKRDGAKERERWGDREKRAEKARKGKSERRERKRKRGKGGQENVFNREREKGDGTREKEMRRERERRRERERHCVRDRERRRKREKWVRERRVDKDRGERDRVNTREKKEREGAGESERRAEKEKERGRGRESEVEKER, encoded by the exons agagagagaagcattCGAGAGAGATGGGCAAGAGATAAAAAGAGATGGagcaaaggagagagagagatggg gagatcgagaaaaAAGGGCAGAAAAAGCGAGAAAGGGCAAGAGCGAGAGGcgtgagagaaagaggaagagagggaaaggggggcaagagaatGTGTtcaacagagagagggagaaagg AGATGGGACGAGAGAGAAGGAGatgaggcgagagagagagaggaggcgagagagagagagacattgtgtgagagatagagagagaagacGCAAGAGAGAGAAGTGGGTGCGAGAGAGACGTGTCGACAAagacaggggagagagagacagagtgaataCGAGAGAAAaaaagg AGCGAGAGGGGGCAGGGGAGTCAGAGAGACGGGccgagaaagagaaagagagaggaaggggACGGGAGAGTGaggtagagaaagagagatag